ACCATAGTTGAAGTGTCCGTTGATTGCTTTATTATGCCCTTTATATGCAGAGTCTAAACTTTCTTTCTTTAAAAGACGGCCATTTTTAAGCGCCTTGTCATACAGAACAAGGTCATGCAGTGTACTGTAAATTCCTTTATCACCAACAGGGCCGTCCAGAAAGTTCTGAACTACTGAATATCTCCAGGTGCGGTCATGGCCAATTACATCAACCGGAATCTTGGGATAAACCGTTGTAGAGTATACATGTGTGTGTTTCATTCCCGAAGGTTTGAAAATATTTTCCATCATATAATCTGCATAGGGTTTGCCAGTTACCTTTTCTATAATGGCAGCCAATACCATATAGTTAGAGTTGTTGTAGTGAAAGCGGGTATCCGGTTTGGCATAGCGATTTGGCTTATGTTCTGCAATGAGGTTCATGACATCGTTATTGCTCATAGGCTTTTTCTTGTCCTTCCATATGCCGTCAGTGAAATAAACATAGTTCATCATTCCACTGCGGTGCGTGAGGAGTAATTTTATATTAATCCCCTCGTACGGGAAATTAGGATAGAATTTTTTCACATCATCCGTTAAATGTAGTTTTCCCTGTTCTATCAGTTGCATAATTGCAGTTCCGGTAAAAGTTTTAGTTACGGAGGCAAGTTCAAACTCAGAGTTTATTTTCAGGCTATCGCGGTGTAGATAATCGGCCCAGCCAATGGC
This region of Pedobacter steynii genomic DNA includes:
- a CDS encoding serine hydrolase domain-containing protein, coding for MATFLFFACSNSKKNAAHSIPSKERTAEDDKADSLLLVYNPAKGDKFIANFVDNLHKKYGFNGNMLVAKDGKILYEKAIGWADYLHRDSLKINSEFELASVTKTFTGTAIMQLIEQGKLHLTDDVKKFYPNFPYEGINIKLLLTHRSGMMNYVYFTDGIWKDKKKPMSNNDVMNLIAEHKPNRYAKPDTRFHYNNSNYMVLAAIIEKVTGKPYADYMMENIFKPSGMKHTHVYSTTVYPKIPVDVIGHDRTWRYSVVQNFLDGPVGDKGIYSTLHDLVLYDKALKNGRLLKKESLDSAYKGHNKAINGHFNYGYGWRMFDGENGRKVVYHTGWWHGFRHIYVRDFQKNIVVIFLGNLTNGSLMHLDDLYKHLGMPVIRKGAYSGSGSLPGSDED